The following are from one region of the Magallana gigas chromosome 4, xbMagGiga1.1, whole genome shotgun sequence genome:
- the LOC105321380 gene encoding acid phosphatase type 7: protein MISEIRFLYVACIQACTVFFLVIADQTTQQGGLNVPKQVHIGFGKTTNEMIVMWSTVRNDSSVVEYHTGDNSVESVSSASGSTVYFPENSNGLQYLHRVMLTNLRPGVKYFYNVRGEKRDSLSDQFSFTTPESNGKQTFMIFGDMGTMTKSLPFIVYEATGKTKYASIFHLGDIAYDLGRENGAVGDKFFSKVERMAARIPYMTIPGDHEMFQNSRNHYFHRLSNPGKNWPMQQEDLWYSVNIGKTHFICISTEVFFTNKQNIQKIMDWLVQDLEEANTHRQKYPWIIVMAHRPLYCSTDDKNEDCTKAHSVVRTHLEDMFYFYGVDLVFSGHQHMYERTWPVYKNRVLAYNYLDPRGTVHIVIGNMGNVYLTEKGSKPGGAWSSFISPSEHEMYGRLHVHNNTHIYWEVLGAQDNDLYDSRWIIQRIHGPFNKSSIFIPDPLGAAGAAWREQQEDDSNDIISLRFFYMNGDDYSHRITVLTFTVIILLFGLCFKKKILNVIRLCFVKQESLPK from the coding sequence ATGATTTCTGAAATTCGATTCCTCTACGTTGCTTGCATTCAAGCATGCACCGTGTTCTTTCTTGTCATCGCGGACCAGACTACCCAGCAAGGAGGCCTTAATGTTCCGAAACAAGTCCATATTGGATTTGGGAAAACGACGAATGAAATGATAGTGATGTGGTCCACTGTAAGGAACGATTCGTCTGTAGTGGAATATCACACTGGAGACAATTCAGTGGAAAGCGTTTCGTCAGCGTCTGGTAGCACCGTGTACTTCCCTGAAAACTCGAACGGACTGCAGTATCTGCACAGGGTCATGTTGACAAACTTGAGACCAGGTGTGAAGTACTTTTATAATGTCAGAGGGGAGAAACGCGACTCGCTCAGTGATCAGTTCAGCTTTACTACACCCGAATCTAACGGAAAGCaaacttttatgatttttgGTGACATGGGGACAATGACGAAGAGTCTGCCATTTATTGTTTATGAGGCAACGGGAAAAACAAAGTATGCTTCAATATTTCATTTGGGTGATATTGCGTATGATCTTGGCAGAGAAAATGGTGCTGTTGGggataaatttttttcaaaagtagaaAGAATGGCTGCTCGCATTCCCTATATGACCATTCCTGGTGATCATGAGATGTTTCAAAACAGCAGAAATCATTATTTTCATCGACTGTCAAACCCTGGAAAAAACTGGCCAATGCAGCAAGAAGACTTGTGGTATAGCGTGAACATTGGAAAAACTCATTTCATTTGTATATCAACAGAGGTGTTTTTCACAAATAAGCAAAACATTCAGAAAATCATGGACTGGCTGGTACAGGACTTGGAAGAAGCCAACACGCATCGACAGAAATATCCATGGATCATTGTTATGGCCCATCGTCCTCTCTACTGCTCAACCGACGACAAAAATGAAGATTGCACAAAGGCCCATTCAGTTGTCCGGACTCATTTAGAAGACATGTTTTATTTCTACGGAGTCGATCTCGTCTTCAGTGGTCATCAGCACATGTACGAGAGAACTTGGCCAGTGTATAAAAACCGTGTCCTGGCCTATAATTACCTCGACCCAAGGGGAACTGTTCACATCGTCATTGGCAACATGGGGAACGTTTATCTGACAGAGAAAGGAAGTAAGCCGGGCGGAGCCTGGTCGTCGTTTATTTCCCCCTCGGAGCATGAGATGTACGGACGACTGCACGTCCACAACAACACTCATATCTACTGGGAAGTCCTAGGTGCACAGGACAATGATTTATATGACAGTCGCTGGATCATCCAGCGGATTCATGGCCCCTTCAACAAAAGCTCCATCTTTATTCCAGATCCTCTAGGTGCGGCAGGGGCAGCATGGCGAGAACAGCAGGAGGACGATTCCAATGACATCATCAGTCTGCGATTTTTCTACATGAACGGGGATGACTACTCGCACCGCATCACTGTGTTAACTTTTACCGTGATTATTTTACTTTTCGGGCTCTGTttcaagaagaagattttgaatgTTATTCGGTTGTGCTTTGTGAAACAGGAGTCATTACCAAAGTAA